The Alosa sapidissima isolate fAloSap1 chromosome 16, fAloSap1.pri, whole genome shotgun sequence genome has a segment encoding these proteins:
- the LOC121685732 gene encoding titin homolog isoform X5 yields the protein MMSRDPRGPPFDPRFPMHPRGPFPPDGPWMEPPFHGGPDPRFMHDGPPEPWMGPRGRMPPHPYGPDPWMHHPDMDPMGYGPMDDYGPRPGMRHPYDMDGPPLPGGHYPPPEFDHGPPMHPDYPPMDGYGPPHPDPYFRHPPLPMDDMEYGPLEPYPPMPGRHFPPPPEFEHGLPAPPMHPDYPPIDPGMPPPVLPPPGIPPPGIPPPAIPPPGIPPPGMPPPPLHEYGPPPPFGPLDPPFAPVDPHYLHPPPSTQNLSVTEVMKERDMLRKQVDLNRKKEVELVKEVQDLRTQQAVLLKKEKKKNKKRKPEEKEVPKNPHLTVMTIRVEMVETKLVILRKETSAMVTRMAELDEVGLTMGLPPLPPPPVSGSVDLQDLPLQMAKKKKTTFAKPKPPTASTTASAYVSLEDLPLQMAKKKKTATALTPSTPASAATATTAPTTTPEATPATVTTDTTTAPTTTPEATPATVTTDTTTAPTTTPEATPEATTEATTEATPATVTTDTTTAPTTTPEATPATVTTDTTTAPTTTPEATPEATTEATTEATPATVTSDTTTASTTTTEATPATITSDTTTAPTTTPEATPATVTSDTTTAPTTTPEATPATITSDTTTAPTTTPEATPEATPEATPEATPAVVTSDTTTAPATTPTTVASDSTTTLATDSASGDTEMDTSAETAQVESAQAETAQASGDAEMDTNGKSVQAETAEASGDADMATSTESSQTQTTPVQSAQAETAQAETVQASGDAEMDTSSEMAQVESAQAQTLGDSEKGTSSEAAQVESTQTESAEASGDSEKGTSGKSAQVDSAQAETAQTLGDSEIATGAETAQASGDSEIATGAVTEAETTQAEPTSSLVKEPDSQPASSTPTASSTKDGDPASSGSSSQPGPVKLTPAKTPAPQSKTFKLMTKFLLPKRPKPAPLCPAKAPAGRSMGAILSIGDNDLGVIERADKKTFPFKLSAFVGIPTNLVPGVKVHFTVCKTEEDDDCATDVCVPSGGTEELHGEVFVGVVTKSIKNAQLKNKVKQLRLETSIYGTAMELPFTEGDCAVTLVTNDLVTFQVVTSIVTKTMRATNIRPQVPDTFQVTNETRVMGVITRLENGVCAIESERYGNVCLYTENTENLGDDKWAVSDRVEFTRMTVQGVDMAVRVRKLPEGMESFNDLAQTDEEEEGGSDEETSEEEEEEEEEIEEVEMEDNVVESEPEPEPECEPVIEDVSTEKYDGVVLRVPTKTEKATVLDLGSVKISVNDEEKRLTFGANDVLTKATMLVGDKVQLNISTNPKTKAERAVNVHFRKGFLRILTEQRKNGVVIELEESHGYIKYPQDPKLFFDLNEVMEENQLSVSDKVEFTVMPKTEGVGNQAIRVKRHVDRKLPPKLEALVAKNRIKKKMTIKISTEPRDQTPNDELKPGTVDSDTVKTDVLPMRAKPNPMSTKITMLRKEVIKKEAEEAKRSRSEDRSSNNDSPREDRRSRSRSRSPTRTSASSPGRDGKSESQDKANGGEADKRSLSKEKREDGNREKMEKPNRSRSGSRERSYRYRGTSRGGSRERSRDGDRDRDRERERDRDRERDRQRERDRDRERDRDRDRDRDRDRSSHRRTGHSPVRLDTRYLRGSSTGDPAHWRGSSSSRSPSRDSSSSRSYYRDHPSSDPYGKPPYGPPSSDPYGKPPYGPPSSDPYGKPYGPPSSDPYGKPPYRPPSSDPYGKPPYGPPKPYGVDEELMKKQRELEELNELIARKKALIGLEDEKPKAPAGMPKERLGWGSEPLGSDEEETLEWLPQNSARRQAAKPIKSILKKPKEYPPPDVPPQMLLQPKSMEDSSKPPASHYSYDRTHPTSAPPGHPQDNATRYPLSHLHSGQTYSYREERSYRDPDPYSHHSASGHSQVHHTASPPPARYGQPLPDQRRPSPTQSSQTLPVQSSQTLPVQQLEADSRGCAASQMQRFLSLLNKGVDINQLSTLIRESMGKNAASSSSTTPPVREGSYKDDRYDPFKVDEEQDHKQSKDDLLPHERAMEDGSGFSRILGLSLEPQDKGSPLRQSVEKEKDPSGSTAVEVSANQYGHQPDQSETSVPSAQYKQTPKSSLTQDESMPPTAGKEKEKEQYFDKVQNLLKAIGLNLNSSEVTQLTDRMKERLYGAKTREASSESKGSKHSSSRHQSRTHSADSDPLRSASPAKRARREEQRSQSSLSRRSSECDPEDVRKRSAEPGVTPDRSSYTPESTSQKYDPYSYSQDSRTHTPDPAYPSAASSAAHAASSTSYPHSATNPSYPYPYPGSHYPQSSYASHYAVGHTSYSARAYDPFTYSGGHSYAPSSSTHAPSAAAASPSSYSGSTAYPLNPEGSDPYTPLQPSGSSSYSLTEPQQVNQGDSNAGRCLTVIEPVSSETMSDLVKAKQPVLTEEDVKARQKVKMDQYTQKMKEKHEKFMEAMRISKRTQGKKEPAAAVVTEMKNVWICGHSLVDWAEKRAKSPEVGVELGMDPNCVRVWWKGVQGMTWDQLVPQVHQLKLNWPNPDLLIVHLGGNDINKSTSEELLSSIKKDLASIHSIFPKCRIVWSDILPRRFWKDGSGIIEDTDGSVNSLVGVINRQVHAIVSELGGTAVTHDNIGSGLYRPNGIHLSKGGIDTFNMNLQDSLEKWESEAAQKTEQG from the exons ATGATGTCACGAGATCCTCGGGGACCTCCTTTTGATCCCCGATTCCCAATGCATCCAAGGGGCCCTTTTCCACCAGACGGTCCATGGATGGAGCCACCTTTCCATGGTGGACCCGACCCACGCTTCATGCACGATGGTCCCCCGGAGCCATGGATGGGTCCTAGAGGACGAATGCCCCCTCATCCGTATGGGCCAGACCCATGGATGCACCATCCAGATATGGATCCGATGGGTTATGGACCTATGGATGACTACGGTCCACGTCCTGGTATGCGGCACCCTTACGACATGGACGGCCCACCATTACCTGGTGGACATTACCCCCCTCCGGAGTTTGACCATGGTCCTCCAATGCACCCTGACTATCCTCCCATGGATGGATATGGACCTCCTCATCCAGATCCGTATTTCAGGCACCCGCCGCTGCCCATGGATGACATGGAGTATGGCCCGCTAGAGCCTTACCCACCGATGCCCGGTAGGCATTTCCCCCCGCCGCCAGAGTTTGAGCACGGCCTTCCAGCACCACCGATGCACCCTGATTACCCTCCGATAGACCCAGGCATGCCGCCGCCTGTCTTGCCTCCACCCGGCATACCTCCCCCCGGCATACCACCGCCTGCCATACCACCCCCCGGCATACCGCCCCCCGGCATGCCACCACCTCCGCTACATGAATATGGTCCTCCCCCTCCGTTTGGGCCCCTAGACCCGCCCTTCGCACCTGTGGACCCTCACTACCTACATCCTCCGCCGTCGACTCAAAACCTCTCCGTCACTGAG GTGATGAAAGAGCGTGACATGCTGAGGAAGCAGGTGGACCTCAACAGGAAGAAGGAGGTTGAGCTGGTGAAGGAAGTACAGGACTTACGCACGCAGCAAG CGGTCCTcctgaagaaggagaagaagaaaaataagaagaGGAAGCCGGAGGAGAAGGAAGTGCCAAAGAATCCGCATCTGACGGTGATGACCATCAGGGTGGAGATGGTGGAGACCAAGCTGGTGATCCTCCGGAAGGAGACCAGCGCCATGGtgaccaggatggccgagctgGACGAGGTGGGTCTGACCATGGGCCTCCCCCCCCTGCCACCGCCCCCAGTGTCCGGCTCCGTCGACCTGCAGGACCTGCCCTTGCAGATggccaagaagaagaagaccacCTTCGCGAAGCCGAAGCCCCCCACTGCCTCCACCACTGCGTCCGCCTATGTCAGCCTGGAGGACCTGCCCCTGCAGATggccaagaagaagaagaccgCCACTGCCCTCACCCCCTCCACGCCTGCCTCTGCTGCCACTGCCACCACCGCCCCAACAACCACACCAGAAGCTACACCAGCCACCGTCACAACTGATACAACCACCGCCCCAACAACCACACCAGAAGCTACACCAGCCACCGTCACAACTGATACAACCACCGCCCCAACCACCACACCAGAAGCTACACCAGAAGCTACAACAGAAGCTACAACAGAAGCTACACCAGCCACCGTCACAACTGATACAACCACCGCCCCAACAACCACACCAGAAGCTACACCAGCCACCGTCACAACTGATACAACCACCGCCCCAACCACCACACCAGAAGCTACACCAGAAGCTACAACAGAAGCTACAACAGAAGCTACACCAGCCACCGTCACATCTGATACAACCACCGCCTcaacaaccacaacagaagCTACACCAGCCACCATCACATCTGACACAACCACCGCCCCAACAACCACACCAGAAGCTACACCAGCCACCGTCACATCTGATACAACCACCGCCCCAACAACCACACCAGAAGCTACACCAGCCACCATCACATCTGATACAACCACCGCCCCAACAACCACACCAGAAGCTACACCAGAAGCTACACCAGAAGCTACACCAGAAGCTACACCAGCCGTCGTCACATCTGACACAACCACCGCCCCAGCTACCACCCCAACCACCGTTGCGTCTGATTCTACAACCACACTAGCCACTGACTCG GCCTCAGGTGATACAGAGATGGACACAAGTGCCGAGACAGCTCAGGTGGAGAGTGCCCAAGCAGAGACTGCCCAGGCCTCAGGTGATGCAGAGATGGACACAAATGGCAAGAGCGTCCAGGCTGAGACTGCAGAGGCCTCAGGTGATGCAGACATGGCCACAAGCACCGAGAGCTCCCAGACCCAGACCACTCCGGTGCAGAGCGCCCAAGCAGAGACTGCCCAAGCAGAGACTGTCCAGGCCTCAGGTGATGCAGAGATGGACACAAGTTCCGAGATGGCTCAGGTGGAGAGCGCCCAAGCCCAGACCTTGGGTGATTCAGAGAAGGGCACAAGTTCCGAGGCTGCTCAGGTGGAGAGCACCCAAACAGAGTCTGCAGAGGCCTCAGGTGATTCGGAGAAGGGCACAAGCGGTAAGAGTGCTCAGGTGGACAGCGCCCAAGCAGAGACTGCCCAGACTTTGGGTGATTCAGAGATTGCCACAGGTGCCGAGACCGCCCAGGCCTCAGGTGATTCGGAGATTGCCACAGGTGCTGTGACAGAAGCAGAGACCACCCAGGCAGAACCGACCAGCAGCCTGGTGAAAGAGCCTGACAGTCAGCCGGCATCCTCTACTCCCACTGCCTCTTCCACCAAg GATGGGGACCCAGCGAGCAGCGGTTCCTCCAGCCAGCCGGGTCCAGTGAAGCTGACCCCTGCAAAGACCCCTGCTCCCCAGAGCAAAACCTTCAAACTCATGACCAAGTTCCTGCTTCCAAAGAGGCCCAAACCGGCTCCTCTGTGCCCTGCTAA agcACCAGCTGGACGCTCAATGGGGGCCATCCTGTCCATCGGG GATAATGACCTTGGTGTCATTGAACGGGCCGACAAAAAGACGTTTCCTTTCAAGCTGAGTGCTTTTGTGGGCATACCTACTAATCTGGTCCCTGGAGTGAAGGTGCACTTTACTGTCTGCAAGACTGAG GAGGATGACGATTGTGCAACTGACGTGTGTGTCCCGTCTGGAGGCACAGAGGAGTTGCACGGTGAAGTGTTCGTCGGAGTTGTCACCAAGAGCATAAAAAACGCACAG tTGAAAAACAAGGTGAAGCAGCTAAGGCTGGAGACATCCATCTACGGTACGGCAATGGAGCTGCCCTTCACCGAGGGCGactgtgccgtcacactggtcaCCAATGACCTTGTGACCTTCCAGGTGGTCACCAGCATCGTCACAAAAACCATGAGGGCTACGAACATCCGGCCACAGGTTCCAGACACGTTCCAGGTCACCAACGAGACACGAGTCATG GGCGTGATCACAAGATTGGAGAACGGTGTTTGCGCCATAGAATCTGAGCGCTATGGAAATGTGTGTCTCTACACGGAAAACACCGAGAACCTCGGGGACGACAAATGGGCTGTGTCCGACCGGGTGGAGTTTACCAGGATGACG GTGCAAGGAGTAGACATGGCCGTCAGAGTAAGGAAGCTTCCAGAGGGGATGGAGTCGTTTAATGACCTCGCCCAAaccgacgaggaggaggaggggggaagcGATGAAGAAACttcagaagaagaagaggaggaagaagaagaaatcgAAGAAGTAGAAATGGAAGACAAT GTTGTCGAGAGTGAACCGGAGCCAGAACCGGAGTGTGAGCCCGTCATTGAGGACGTCAGTACGGAGAAGTACGACGGAGTGGTGCTCAGGGTTCCCACCAAGACGGAAAAGGCCACG GTTCTTGACCTTGGCAGCGTGAAGATCTCTGTGAATGACGAGGAGAAGAGACTGACCTTCGGTGCAAATGATGTGCTAACTAAGGCCACCATGCTGGTGGGGGACAAGGTGCAGCTGAACATATCCACCAACCCAAAGACAAAGGCAGAGAGGGCTGTCAACGTGCACTTCCGCAAAGGCTTCCTGCGTATTCTCACAGAGCAACGCAAAAAC GGCGTTGTGATTGAGCTGGAGGAGTCACATGGATACATCAAATACCCACAAGACCCAAAGTTGTTTTTTGACCTCAACGAGGTGATGGAGGAGAATCAGCTCTCCGTCTCTGACAAGGTGGAGTTCACCGTGATGCCG AAAACAGAAGGAGTTGGGAACCAAGCCATCCGGGTCAAGAGGCATGTGGACCGAAAATTACCGCCTAAATTAGAGGCCTTGGTGGCAAAAAATAGAATTAAG AAGAAGATGACCATTAAAATCTCAACTGAGCCAAGAGACCAAACTCCAAATGATGAACTTAAACCTGGTACTGTGGACTCAGACACTGT AAAGACGGACGTCTTGCCAATGCGAGCAAAGCCAAACCCTATGAGCACCAAGATCACAATGCTCAGAAAGGAGGTGATTAAGAAGGAAGCAGAGGAGGCCAAGCGCTCCAGGAGTGAAGACCGCTCGAGTAATAACGACAGTCCGAGGGAAGACCGTCGAAGTCGCAGTCGTAGTCGCAGTCCTACCCGTACCTCAGCCAGCAGTCCTGGCCGGGACGGTAAAAGCGAGAGCCAAGACAAGGCGAATGGCGGCGAGGCAGACAAACGAAGCCTGAGCAAGGAAAAGAGGGAGGATGGGAATAGGGAGAAGATGGAGAAGCCCAATAGAAGTCGTAGCGGAAGCAGAGAGCGCTCCTACCGATACAGGGGCACTTCCAGAGGCGGAAGCAGGGAAAGAAGCCGAGACGGAGATagggacagggacagagagagagagagagacagagacagagagagagaccggcagagggagagagacagagacagggaaagagatagagaccGAGATCGCGATAGGGATAGGGATCGGAGCAGCCACCGGAGGACTGGTCATAGTCCAGTGCGATTGGATACAAGATACTTGAGAGGCAGCAGCACTGGAGACCCTGCACACTGGAGAGGCAGCAGCAGTAGCCGGAGTCCCAGTAGAGACAGCTCAAGCTCTCGGTCATATTACAGGGACCATCCAAGCTCTGATCCATATGGGAAGCCTCCTTATGGACCACCAAGTTCTGATCCATATGGGAAGCCTCCTTATGGACCACCAAGTTCCGATCCATATGGGAAGCCTTACGGGCCACCAAGTTCTGATCCATACGGAAAGCCTCCATATAGACCACCAAGCTCTGATCCATATGGGAAGCCTCCTTACGGGCCACCCAAACCGTATGGTGTGGACGAGGAGTTGATGAAAAAGCAAAGGGAGCTGGAGGAACTTAACGAGTTGATAGCCCGAAAGAAAGCATTGATAGGCCTTGAAGATGAGAAGCCTAAAGCACCTGCTGGCATGCCTAAGGAGCGCCTTGGCTGGGGGTCAGAGCCTTTGGGCTCGGACGAGGAAGAGACTCTCGAGTGGTTACCTCAGAACAGCGCAAGACGTCAAGCTGCCAAACCAATCAAATCCATTCTGAAGAAACCCAAAGAATATCCTCCTCCTGACGTTCCACCTCAG atgTTGTTGCAGCCTAAAAGCATGGAAGATTCCTCCAAACCACCAGCTTCGCACTACTCTTACGACAGAACCCATCCAACGTCTGCTCCCCCAGGTCATCCTCAGGACAATGCTACTAGGTATCCATTGAGTCACCTTCACTCAGGCCAAACGTACTCATACCGGGAAGAAAGGTCTTACCGTGACCCAGACCCTTACAGTCACCATTCTGCTTCTGGTCATTCTCAAGTTCATCACACGGCCTCACCTCCTCCCGCTCGCTACGGTCAACCCCTTCCTGACCAGCGCCGGCCAAGCCCAACTCAGAGCTCCCAAACACTTCCAGTTCAGAGCTCCCAAACACTTCCAGTTCAGCAGCTGGAGGCAGATTCCAGAGGCTGCGCGGCCTCCCAGATGCAGCGTTTCCTTAGTCTGCTCAACAAAGGAGTGGATATCAACCAACTTTCCACGCTGATTAGAGAATCCATGGGGAAGAACGCTGCCAGTAGTAGTTCTACTACACCACCGGTCAGGGAAGGGTCGTATAAAGATGACCGGTACGATCCCTTCAAGGTCGATGAAGAGCAGGACCACAAGCAGAGCAAGGATGACCTGCTGCCCCATGAAAGAGCTATGGAGGACGGCAGTGGATTTTCCCGAATTCTTGGCCTGAGTCTCGAGCCGCAAGACAAAGGCTCGCCATTGAGGCAGAGtgtagagaaggagaaggatcCGTCCGGCAGCACGGCAGTAGAGGTGAGCGCCAACCAGTATGGCCACCAACCTGATCAGTCTGAAACATCAGTGCCTTCTGCCCAGTACAAACAAACCCCAAAGTCTAGCCTGACTCAAGATGAGTCGATGCCACCAACTGCtggcaaagagaaagagaaggaacagTACTTTGACAAAGTTCAGAATCTTCTCAAAGCCATCGGCCTGAACCTCAACTCTTCAGAGGTGACCCAGCTAACAGACCGGATGAAGGAACGGCTTTACGGCGCTAAGACCCGAGAAGCCTCTTCCGAGTCCAAAGGGAGCAAGCACTCCTCAAGTCGCCACCAGAGTCGGACTCACTCAGCAGACTCCGACCCCCTCCGCTCAGCCTCGCCGGCCAAGAGAGCTCGtcgagaggagcagaggagccaGTCGAGCCTCTCGCGGCGCAGCAGCGAATGTGACCCAGAGGACGTCCGCAAGCGAAGCGCTGAGCCTGGAGTGACCCCAGACCGCAGTAGCTATACGCCAGAATCCACCAGTCAGAAATATGACCCCTACTCATACTCACAGGATTCCAggacacacactcctgacccTGCCTACCCCTCAGCTGCGTCCAGCGCTGCCCATGCTGCCTCCAGCACATCATATCCTCACTCGGCCACAAACCCCAGCTACCCTTACCCCTACCCAGGCTCTCACTACCCCCAGTCCTCTTATGCTTCACATTATGCTGTTGGTCATACTAGCTACTCAGCCAGGGCGTATGACCCCTTCACTTATTCGGGTGGACACTCGTATGCCCCTTCAAGTTCAACCCATGCGCCGTCGGCCGCCGCAGCTTCCCCCTCTTCCTATTCAGGAAGTACTGCTTATCCCTTGAATCCAGAAGGTAGTGATCCCTATACCCCCCTCCAACCCTCAGGAAGCTCCTCATACTCCCTCACAGAGCCCCAACAGGTGAACCAGGGTGATTCAAACGCTGGCCGATGCCTTACTGTTATCGAGCCAGTCAGTAGCGAAACCATGAGTGACTTAGTCAAGGCCAAGCAACCCGTGCTGACGGAGGAAGATGTGAAAGCAAGACAGAAAGTAAAG ATGGACCAGTACACACAGAAGATGAAGGAGAAGCATGAGAAGTTTATGGAGGCCATGAGAATCTCTAAGCGGACCCAGGGGAAGAAGGAGCCTGCAG CTGCTGTTGTCACAGAGATGAAGAATGTGTGGATCTGTGGTCATTCTCTTGTGGACTGGGCTGAGAAAAGGGCCAAGTCTCCAGAGGTTGGCGTGGAGCTGGGCATGGACCCCaactgtgtgcgtgtttggtgGAAGGGGGTCCAGGGCATGACGTGGGACCAGCTGGTGCCCCAAGTGCACCAGCTGAAGCTGAACTGGCCCAATCCTGACCTGCTCATCGTCCACCTGGGGGGCAACGACATCAACAAGAGCACCTCAGAAGAGCTGCTCAGCTCCATTAAAAAGGACCTGGCCTCCATACACAGTATCTTCCCCAAGTGTAGGATAGTTTGGTCTGACATCCTGCCAAGGCGCTTCTGGAAGGATGGCAGTGGTATTATTGAGGATACTGACGGTTCAGTCAACTCTTTGGTTGGTGTGATCAATCGCCAAGTTCATGCCATCGTATCTGAATTAGGGGGCACGGCAGTGACCCACGATAACATCGGGTCCGGCCTTTATCGCCCCAATGGCATCCACCTTTCTAAGGGGGGCATTGATACGTTTAATATGAACCTTCAGGACAGCCTGGAGAAGTGGGAGAGTGAGGCGGCTCAGAAAACAGAACAGGGTTAA